Proteins encoded within one genomic window of Bacillus thuringiensis:
- a CDS encoding response regulator, which translates to MIKILVVDDHAFLRDAIRSILEDESDMKVVGEASCGDEVLGKVEECGPDCILMDINLPGKNGIEATELVKKIYPSCRVLVFTMYEHDEYLMDALQAGADGYLLKDSSSEQVVAAIRMLYRGDSVIHPRMTKKLITYHQQKMKVESNENELTEREKEILFELVKGLSNKEIAEVLYISDKTVKIHINKIFKKLNVKSRSQAVIYAVRNQLVPLD; encoded by the coding sequence ATGATTAAAATATTAGTAGTAGATGATCATGCTTTTTTACGGGATGCAATTCGGAGCATACTAGAGGATGAATCTGATATGAAAGTGGTTGGAGAAGCTAGCTGTGGGGATGAAGTATTGGGAAAAGTAGAAGAATGCGGACCAGATTGTATTTTGATGGATATTAACTTGCCAGGGAAAAATGGGATTGAAGCTACAGAGTTAGTGAAAAAAATTTATCCGAGTTGCCGCGTACTTGTGTTTACAATGTATGAACATGATGAGTATTTAATGGATGCACTTCAGGCCGGTGCTGATGGTTATTTATTGAAGGATTCCTCATCAGAGCAGGTAGTAGCAGCAATTCGAATGTTATATCGAGGCGATTCAGTTATTCATCCGCGTATGACTAAAAAATTAATTACATATCATCAGCAAAAAATGAAAGTAGAATCAAATGAAAATGAACTGACGGAACGTGAAAAGGAAATTCTCTTTGAACTAGTAAAAGGACTTAGTAATAAAGAAATTGCTGAAGTTTTATATATTAGTGATAAAACAGTTAAAATACACATCAATAAAATTTTTAAAAAACTAAATGTGAAAAGTAGATCGCAAGCAGTGATTTATGCAGTACGAAATCAATTGGTTCCGCTAGATTAA